A stretch of DNA from Pseudoalteromonas sp. A25:
ACCAAACAGCAACGGTAACTAAATCAGTTACAGTGTCAGGTGGTGATACTGGTAACTGTAATGGTGTAGATGGTTGGTCAGCATCGAAAGTCTACCAACAAGGTGAACTTGCACACGTAGAAGGCATTGTTTATCGCGCTAACTGGTGGGTGCAGGGTGAAAACCCTCAAAGCTCAGGTCCATGGGGCCCTTGGACGCGAGTAGGTACTTGCCAATAAACCTAGGTTTTTATTTCTCAACCGGACTTTAAAAACCACTAAGTCCCATGTAATCTAACTCTAGAAAAAAATAAGGGCTTGATATCATGGGACTTAATCAGCAATCCGCCAGTGAACTAACTAGACTAGGCGAACGCCTCAAAAAAAACCTTAATGCAATTTTTGCTGAACTTCCAGTAACAGCTAGTACTATCAATGGGTTAACTAACTATTTAGATTATCACCGCTCAAACAGCCAACGCATTTTTAATGCTAAGAAAGCCGCAACAGGCGAGCAAGTATTATTACAATTACCCGGTATAAAAGCGCTTGAAGAGTTTATTTGTAAGTTGCAGCCTCATATTAGCGAGTCGAACCACCAGCAACTTAGTCAAGCCTGCCATTTATTTGGTGAAAGTATCAAAACTTATGCTAGCAGCCATGCAGATCTAAAACGGCAATTAAAACAGATCCATGAACCAAATACAGATGAGCTGCCACATCAGCAAGATAAACGAGCGCAATTGTTTTACGCAGCAAAGTCATTACTTGGGTTTAGTATTGAACATATTTTTAGTACTTACGTACTGACCTTACAAAGCCAAGACTCTGATTTTTTACAAGAAATAGCAATGATCAGTAAAAAGGGTATAAAAAGACAACGAGGTGCCCCACCCTTTGTGCAATTTTACACGCACCCCCATCCTAGTGACTTTAAAAAGCCAAAACTGCTATCAAGCTCAAGTAAGATAAATGCTGATGAATTCACCATTGGCATTGCTGGCGAATTTTCAACCGATGGACTTGAGCGAGCCTATAGCAGTTATTCTCCTAGTAACTCTGGAATTGTATTTGATGATTTAGCTAATACACCGACATTTGATGCAACTTTCATTTTTAACAACCCTGATGAGCTAGTGAACCCACTTACACATCAAAATCAATGTAGCTCAACAAGTATTTCTATCAAAAACCCAGCTAAGCGACTTACCTTGTTAGTGTTAGTTGATAAGGCGATAGATAGAAGTAGTAATGTCAACGTAGGATGCTACCACGGTAATCAAAAGGTAGAAGAAGGCAAACTCAATGTCAGTGATATGTGGACAGAACGCTTACCTGACTTTCCCGAGCTAAGTATTATTAGCTTGCAAAATCCGCACAATTTGCTGAATAAAGACCAGCAAATGCAAGCAAAACTCAAATACCTACTCAACTATGCAAACTTAGATGAAGAGCGCTTTGTATGCTATTTGATGGATGTTGAGTACCCTATTTGGTCAGCCACATACCGTATATACTTTGAGCACAGATAACTATTTTTAGCATTATAAGCTTGATATCAAAGCTTATTTTAGAAAAATTTTACATTTTTCAGCTTGTGTTAAGTAAGCTACTTGTATAACTTATCGGTGCAAGCGAGGCATCAAACACGCCTCGTTTTTTCTAACGCCAATAAACAAAGGAATATTATGCGTTATTTATTACCGATTATGACACTCGTGCTGCCTTTAAGTGCATTTGCCAATACCACCACTGAGAAGCAATGGTTTAACAGTGCTCAGTATGCAAACGAACAACGAGATAATGCTCTCTCAGGATATAAAAGCTTCAACCAAATGAACTTTGCAAGTACCTATTACTTTGCACCACAACAAAGCACTGGGGTCTGGGATGATTATGGTTACCTAGATACGGACTCCAAAGTATCTGTAAACTATACAGATTCAGATAGAGATAACTTCTTCGGCGTTTCTGGTGAAGCATTTTTTAATAACTGGTTTGTAAATGCTGAAGTAAACGACTTAAGTGACGAAGACAGCCATAGTATTGGCTTTGGTTATCTGTACAACGACAACCTGAAAGTATCTGTCAAAAATGTGCGTAACGAAGGTCGCTCTGATGACGTTTGGGTCGAAGCGGCTTACAACCACCAAATCAATGAATCGGACTACCTCGGATTTACC
This window harbors:
- a CDS encoding putative porin, encoding MRYLLPIMTLVLPLSAFANTTTEKQWFNSAQYANEQRDNALSGYKSFNQMNFASTYYFAPQQSTGVWDDYGYLDTDSKVSVNYTDSDRDNFFGVSGEAFFNNWFVNAEVNDLSDEDSHSIGFGYLYNDNLKVSVKNVRNEGRSDDVWVEAAYNHQINESDYLGFTARVQDSPDDWSISGRYFKKLDAGQYFTIDASHDDYAHSRGSVTRIMANYYMTENWAFGIGANDSNLELGATFFLSDTYYYKASFINADNGDVASISFHANL